In one window of Porites lutea chromosome 8, jaPorLute2.1, whole genome shotgun sequence DNA:
- the LOC140945124 gene encoding uromodulin-like — translation MEKKQLFRIAVIFALGKVLYGVVTDHDQQCTGGLSKESIFGWMLQGHIYKTMLADLPHVCIFACYKDDRCQSLNWVISLLTCEFSNRTKEARPEDFIPNANRFYFKRDRNRVRLGTIAELPAETCHEIKSSEGQATSGKYWFSTIKTGTSILAYCDMETEDIDECTTSHPVCDVNANCTNTQGSYFCTCKTGFSGDGKTCQDVDECVEGSRDCFPNFATCVNIPGSYNCVCSHSYTEDNTCLPEECLNYRRITNADRKVTYGKVSVQCDKTIDAAWYRFEGAAGTRMPTSCPPLYKCNTNAPGWLKGGHPSVADDQVTRKACFHWSSCCSLSTNIKGRNCGSYYVYYLKSTGSCWYRYCSTD, via the exons ATGGAAAAGAAACAGCTCTTTCGCATAGCAGTTATCTTTGCGTTGGGTAAAGTGCTCTATGGAGTGGTGACTGATCACGATCAGCAATGTACTGGTGGACTGTCCAAGGAATCTATCTTCGGCTGGATGTTGCAGGGACACATCTATAAGACAATGCTGGCAGATCTTCCACACGTATGCATATTTGCCTGTTACAAGGATGATCGATGCCAAAGCTTAAACTGGGTAATCTCTCTCCTCACTTGCGAGTTCAGCAACAGAACAAAGGAAGCAAGACCCGAGGATTTCATTCCAAACGCAAACAGGTTTTACTTCAAACGAGATAGGAATCGTG ttcgtTTAGGAACCATTGCCGAATTGCCTGCAGAAACGTGTCATGAAATCAAGTCGAGTGAGGGTCAAGCAACCAGTGGAAAATATTGGTTCTCTACTATAAAAACTGGGACTTCTATTCTGGCTTATTGCGACATGGAAACTGAAG atatcgatgaatgcaCCACCTCTCATCCCGTTTGTGACGTCAATGCTAATTGCACCAATACTCAAGGATCCTATTTCTGTACCTGTAAGACCGGATTCTCTGGTGATGGCAAAACCTGCCAAG aTGTCGATGAGTGCGTGGAAGGATCACGTGACTGCTTTCCAAACTTCGCCACCTGTGTAAACATTCCTGGTTCATATAACTGTGTCTGTAGCCACAGCTACACGGAAGACAACACCTGTCTGCCAGAAG AATGTTTAAATTATCGACGTATTACCAATGCTGACAGAAAAGTCACGTACGGAAAAGTTTCAGTACAATGTGACAAAACAATAGACGCCGCATGGTACAGGTTCGAAGGTGCGGCAGGGACAAGGATGCCGACGTCATGTCCGCCTTTATATAAGTGTAACACAAACGCTCCCGGTTGGCTGAAAGGCGGGCACCCTAGCGTGGCAGATGATCAGGTTACTAGAAAAGCGTGTTTTCACTGGTCAAGCTGTTGTTCTCTCTCCACCAACATTAAAGGGAGGAACTGTGGTTCCTATTATGTCTACTACCTCAAGAGTACTGGAAGTTGCTGGTATCGCTACTGTAGTACCGACTAG